One genomic region from Augochlora pura isolate Apur16 chromosome 7, APUR_v2.2.1, whole genome shotgun sequence encodes:
- the Xxylt gene encoding xyloside xylosyltransferase: MLLLRKVLINLTVLAVVLVLFYCYQTSDGKYWSTNTAPDHETTPTARSSRFGLREEEISGSLLEIEKIYYNVWCIFTKVASNSPMRRKFEIFAESLLRLSSVDIVFHVITDDDSKDVAENVLDGVLSSTGKFMKVQYYDVHELASQLEDIVSAMSPHFSSKPGTYYSDALFFLSLGLHRIAPMEQSYAAMFDADTKFRKDIKELFKEFDSFGDQALFGLAPELTPVYKHVLYLYRNKHPNTLFGEPAQSGGYPGYNSGVVLFNLNRLRNSSVYNEIVKKDTVDAMTKKYHFKGHLGDQDFYTLLGMERPELIHTIDCGWNRQLCTWWRDRGYADVFGNYSRCDSDTKLWHGNCNTPIPDN; the protein is encoded by the exons atgctCTTGCTACGCAAGGTGCTGATCAATTTGACAGTTCTCGCCGTGGTTCTGGTGCTGTTCTACTGTTATCAGACATCAGATGGTAAATACTGGTCAACGAACACTGCCCCTGACCATGAAACTACTCCGACTGCAAGGTCGAGCAGATTCGGCCTTAGGGAGGAAGAAATTTCTGGTTCACTCCTCGAGATtgaaaagatttattataacgtCTGGTGCATATTCACGAAGGTTGCTAGTAACTCGCCAATGAGAAGGAAGTTCGAAATCTTCGCGGAGTCTTTGCTTAGATTGTCCTCCGTTGACATCGTGTTTCACGTGATAACTGACGACGACAGCAAAGACGTCGCTGAGAATGTTCTTGACGGTGTTTTGTCGTCGACCGGAAAATTTATGAAG GTGCAATATTACGATGTCCACGAATTAGCGTCACAGCTAGAGGACATTGTATCGGCAATGTCTCCGCACTTCAGCAGTAAACCTGGAACGTACTACTCGGATGCGCTGTTCTTTCTGTCTCTGGGTTTGCACCGAATAGCTCCAATGGAGCAAAGCTATGCAGCCATGTTTGATGCTGATACAAAATTTCGTAAAGACATCAAAGAACTTTTCAAGGAGTTCGATAGTTTTGGAGATCAAGCTCTGTTCGGCTTGGCTCCAGAGCTCACTCCGGTTTACAAACATGTTTTGTACCTATATCGCAACAAACACCCCAATACTTTGTTTGGTGAACCTGCTCAATCTGGTGGATATCCTGGTTATAACAGTGGAGTGGTACTTTTCAACTTGAATAGGCTGCGAAACTCTTCTGTATACAATGAGATTGTTAAAAAGGATACTGTTGATGCTATGACCAAGAAGTATCACTTCAAG GGGCACTTGGGAGATCAAGATTTTTATACGCTTTTAGGAATGGAAAGACCCGAGTTGATCCACACTATAGATTGTGGTTGGAACAGGCAGCTGTGTACATGGTGGAGAGATCGTGGCTACGCCGACGTGTTTGGGAATTATTCAAGATGCGATTCTGACACAAAATTGTGGCATGGAAATTGCAATACTCCAATACCTGACAATTAA
- the LOC144471990 gene encoding uncharacterized protein LOC144471990, producing MDHSTKSNLNLKERKEDDDVSVIAVIGKEKDRPSMHRQSEKWAPSKDRAQNDRRVIELDNEPKMTLRKRSESEVSSTKTGESTTDYKRIEFLQKLPPGMIMFKQERKYKDDSDYVKDSTETSSGGSTSGAPAKVRRVHRTTRRTRGTREIRRNPIRVTKKDLDKGYPRQRQQLISAKKKETFIDLGSIKQGKSSTMPYMNTRSVTRKMYNVGATYQAPTARDEMEWKEWPVHGMHERPIFHPQVGLAAEYLGRYYTSFDGLSYHEIVDRPEIEVVSVDPHCDSLPSSGEKKRKRRSKMTQSSLNLGNSRTSISSKKLKSFESCMHESFHCVLGYCSQVMTPNYKINVEGKINKLNENKSPSITKESEKQSSTRNTVESTSKYKSTAGNKEKLQKMIDGNKISNNYSAIMMSQNAKNFNQMAKTRLFPAQKVYVANPQKSAVFNNHRTLQSGQIKVQDMMRSSNHPLVLVNTLEGKDAQFLRPLPNNMNLIQLEDNESLFDIPSVLNNAIPTDDLSENSKMVLKQVPIKRGNKPEFTVTKYLLDNSQQSKPLTPKETNSSENKLSYETTTKEVNVKKVSEGNKTWCASDTSEIAKILSEYNKSSTKKPAIENQGFYTNLKNIRMKDVSNKEENVKQNTQEGSMMRNMNIKFPEGKWRRFHLTVEKLKDMKNSSNERKTLSNVSNRQSLFKIASTVDSTVDKHNDNLKYLELSQKSSTINLEKKENKNSSMNIMTNATTIKTQSLQELLENTAMLYCAATGTHQDDLANYIDSLDAAQSIKWLETCKNLTI from the exons ATGGACCATTCaacgaaatcgaatttaaatttgaagGAACGCAAGGAGGACGATGATGTGAGCGTGATCGCGGTAATAGGAAAAGAAAAGGACAGACCTTCGATGCACCGACAATCTGAGAAATGGGCTCCGTCGAAAGACCGTGCGCAGAATGATCGACGAGTGATCGAGCTCGACAACGAGCCGAAAATGACGCTCCGAAAACGATCGGAATCGGAAGTATCGTCTACGAAGACCGGTGAGTCGACAACCGATTACAAAAGAATCGAGTTCCTGCAGAAATTGCCTCCAGGAATGATTATGTTCAAACAGGAGAGAAAATACAAGGATGATAGCGACTATGTGAAAGATTCTACGGAAACTAGCAGCGGCGGATCCACTTCCGGTGCGCCCGCGAAAGTTCGACGGGTTCATCGAACGACAAGAAGAAC cCGTGGCACAAGAGAAATTCGTAGGAATCCTATACGTGTAACAAAGAAGGATCTAGATAAAGGATACCCAAGGCAAaggcaacaattaatttcagcgaagaagaaggagacATTCATCGACTTGGGATCTATTAAGCAGGGAAAGTCTTCCACGATGCCATATATGAATACACGGTCAGTTACACGAAAGATGTACAATGTAGGAGCAACATATCAGGCACCTACGGCAAGGGATGAAATGGAATGGAAAGAATGGCCAGTGCATGGTATGCATGAGAGACCAATCTTCCATCCTCAG GTAGGTCTGGCTGCAGAATACTTGGGCCGTTACTACACCAGTTTCGATGGTCTCTCTTATCATGAGATAGTTGATCGTCCTGAAATAGAAGTAGTGTCCGTAGATCCTCACTGTGATTCCTTACCTTCTTCTGGTGAAAAGAAACGTAAAAGAAGATCCAAGATGACTCAGAGTTCTCTGAACCTAGGAAATTCAAGGACATCTATTTCATCTAAGAAACTCAAATCTTTTGAAAGTTGTATGCACGAGAGTTTTCACTGTGTTCTGGGTTATTGTTCACAGGTGATGACTcccaattataaaattaatgtcgaggggaaaattaacaaattgaacGAGAACAAGTCACCTAGCATTACAAAAGAATCAGAGAAACAATCTTCAACGAGGAATACCGTAGAATCCACTAGCAAGTATAAGTCAACCGCCGGTAATAAAGAAAAGTTACAGAAAATGATAGATGGGAACAAAATATCAAACAATTATTCTGCGATTATGATGTCCCAGAATGCTAAGAACTTTAATCAAATGGCGAAAACGCGACTCTTTCCAGCACAGAAGGTTTATGTTGCGAATCCACAGAAGTCAGCTGTCTTTAACAATCATAGAACTCTTCAAAGTGGACAGATAAAGGTACAAGATATGATGCGGTCTTCCAATCACCCACTGGTTCTGGTAAACACTTTAGAAGGAAAAGATGCTCAGTTTTTAAGACCATTGCCTAACAACATGAACCTCATACAACTAGAAGATAATGAGTCTTTATTCGATATACCTTCAGTGCTTAATAATGCAATTCCTACTGATGATTTGTCAGAGAATTCTAAAATGGTTCTAAAACAGGTTCCCATAAAACGTGGGAACAAGCCCGAATTCACTGTTACAAAATATCTTCTTGATAATTCGCAGCAAAGCAAACCCCTAACACCAAAAGAAACGAATTCTAGCGAAAACAAGTTGTCTTATGAAACCACTACTAAAGAGGTCAATGTCAAAAAAGTGTCTGAAGGTAATAAGACTTGGTGTGCTAGCGACACGTCAGAGATAGCAAAAATCTTGTCCGAGTACAATAAAAGCAGCACTAAGAAGCCAGCGATTGAAAACCAGGGATTCTACACCAATTTGAAGAACATTCGAATGAAGGACGTGTCCAATAAAGAAGAGAACGTTAAACAAAATACTCAGGAGGGTTCCATGATgagaaatatgaatataaaatttccggAAGGAAAGTGGCGACGATTTCATTTGACGGTAGAGAAACTAAAGGATATGAAGAACAGttcgaacgaaagaaagacCTTGTCGAATGTTTCAAACAGACAATCATTATTTAAGATTGCATCAACAGTAGATTCTACAGTAGATAAACATAACgacaatttgaaatatttagaactGTCCCAAAAATCAAGTACCATCAACTtggagaagaaagaaaataaaaatagttctaTGAATATTATGACGAATGCAACAACAATAAAGACCCAGTCTTTGCAAGAGCTGTTAGAAAATACAGCAATGCTGTATTGTGCTGCTACCGGAACCCACCAGGACGACCTAGCTAACTATATCGATAGTTTAGACGCCGCTCAAAGCATAAAGTGGCTAGAAACGTGCAAGAATTTGACAATCTAA
- the LOC144472695 gene encoding uncharacterized protein LOC144472695, with product MASHSNYDYEDRGQRMRHRVGTATRPADSSVACTSTQYYVGPTSDISEEDLSELPSCVYAGRSTQHVPHTSSHTHSPLHYHMPVSTPDHNDTEINGVEEGYYPNGSPYRIQRHAANIRERKRMLSSINSAFDELRVHVPTFPYEKRLSKIDTLRLAIAYIALLREVLAARLDPLTYVERCLRGEINGERAEWNTSDLTARLSWINWENLGVNPNRRSVLTTLALTTDNMN from the exons ATGGCGAGTCATTCGAATTACGATTACGAGGACAGGGGGCAGAGGATGAGGCACAGGGTGGGAACCGCCACCAGGCCGGCCGATTCCTCCGTCGCTTGCACCAG TACACAGTACTACGTGGGTCCGACCAGCGACATCAGCGAGGAGGATTTATCCGAGCTACCATCCTGCGTCTACGCAGGCAGATCCACCCAGCATGTCCCGCACACTTCTTCGCACACGCACTCGCCTTTACACTATCACATGCCTGTCTCCACACCTG ATCACAATGACACAGAAATAAATGGTGTCGAGGAGGGTTACTATCCGAATGGTAGCCCTTACAGAATCCAACGACACGCTGCTAATATAAGAGAAAGGAAACGTATGCTGAG CAGCATCAACTCGGCTTTCGACGAGCTACGAGTCCATGTACCAACGTTCCCGTACGAGAAAAGACTGTCGAAGATCGACACCCTGCGCCTGGCTATAGCATACATAGCTCTACTGCGAGAGGTGTTGGCTGCGCGGCTCGACCCGCTTACATATGTCGAGAGGTGCcttagaggagaaataaaCGGGGAACGAGCTGAATGGAACACAAGTG ATCTGACCGCACGACTGTCGTGGATAAATTGGGAGAACCTCGGGGTGAATCCCAACAGACGATCCGTGTTGACCACCCTCGCTCTAACTACGGACAACATGAATTGA